One window of the Chanodichthys erythropterus isolate Z2021 chromosome 2, ASM2448905v1, whole genome shotgun sequence genome contains the following:
- the LOC137035716 gene encoding meprin A subunit beta-like isoform X3 → MQLCAFLLLSLALALCLASPALPPDINSAEEWKDIPVINKGLNLREGDIVMPNQRSAILGNRWDIPVPYELSVNLNMNYKGVILRAFEQFRLKSCIDFKPRAAEMYYVSVESHEGCWSYVGRIYSGGQPLSIGNGCGIKGIVEHEFLHALGFWHEQSRYDRDDYVTIKFENIIKGRESNFDKCSENETTTQGTPYDYYSVMHYDKNAFSNGNGSTIITKFPEFQNVIGQRLDISEYDAIELNKLYKCSSSISFLDHCSFDDESLCQMSVCSAADHGWQRVKSVSGISVTDHSYLSKEQNGTSFFMHFSTEGRNEGDTARMESKTMTPKRDCKVQCLQFYYYHSGNESDQLNIWIREYQNEEDNRGTLRLMDQITERPGNYWKLHHVSLNVNKTFQVVFEARKGAGNSSGGFSLDDINISETECPHTWQIRDFKIMETSTHYSPLYYSSDGYRFQAALAVYPTFLAMFVHLVSGAYDDQLQWPCPWRQITFQMLDQNPHIQKRMSSEQSITTDPTSISSNGIYYWDNPRKNGTRVTIGSETVYVGLFSAYTYFIMKDDLISREFIKGGDIIFLFNMQDISGLLQNHSLPCSKVTVKNFNISPDASAPQGPCAPRERYDTEYVMQLSNQD, encoded by the exons ATGCAGTTATGTGCTTTTCTTCTGCTGAGTTTGGCTTTGGCTCTTTGTCTTGCATCACCAGCG CTCCCACCAGATATAAATA GCGCTGAGGAATGGAAGGACATTCCTGTTATAAACAAAG GTTTAAATCTCAGAGAAGGAGACATCGTGATG CCTAATCAAAGGAGCGCCATTCTTGGGAATCGGTGGGATATTCCCGTCCCATATGAGCTGAGTGTGAATCTAA ATATGAACTATAAAGGAGTCATTTTGAGAGCCTTTGAACAATTCAGACTGAAATCATGTATTGACTTTAAACCAAGAGCAGCAGAAATGTATTACGTCTCTGTGGAGAGTCATGAAGG GTGTTGGTCATATGTTGGGCGCATATATTCTGGAGGTCAGCCTCTTTCCATTGGAAATGGCTGTGGAATAAAAGGCATTGTTGAGCATGAGTTTCTCCACGCACTAGGATTTTGGCATGAGCAGTCAAGATATGACAGAGATGATTATGTGACCATCAAATTTGAAAACATCATTAAAG GGAGGGAGAGCAATTTCGATAAATGTAGTGAGAATGAGACCACCACCCAAGGCACCCCATATGACTATTACTCTGTGATGCATTATGATAAAAATGCCTTCAGTAACGGTAATGGATCCACGATCATCACCAAGTTTCCTGAGTTCCAAAATGTGATTGGTCAACGCCTGGACATCAGTGAATATGATGCGATTGAGCTCAACAAACTCTATAAATGCA GTTCCTCCATCTCTTTTCTTGACCACTGCAGTTTTGATGATGAATCTCTGTGTCAGATGAGCGTCTGTTCTGCTGCTGATCATGGCTGGCAGAGAGTGAAGTCAGTGAGTGGCATCAGTGTGACTGACCACAGCTACTTGAGCAAAGAACAGAATG GGACGTCTTTTTTCATGCACTTCAGCACTGAGGGCAGAAATGAAGGGGACACAGCCAGAATGGAGAGCAAGACAATGACCCCTAAAAGAGACTGCAAAGTCCAGTGTCTGCAGTTCTACTACTATCACAGTGGTAATGAGTCTGACCAGCTCAACATCTGGATCCGAGAGTACCAGAATGAAGAAGACAACAGAGGAACTCTCAGACTTATGGATCAGATCACAG aacgcCCTGGTAATTACTGGAAGCTGCATCATGTGTCACTGAATGTAAATAAAACCTTCCAAGTTGTATTCGAAGCCCGTAAAGGAGCTGGAAACTCCAGTGGAGGCTTTTCACTGGATGATATCAATATTTCAGAGACTGAGTGTCCCCACACATGGCAGATAAGggactttaaaataatggaaaCTTCAACACATTACAGTCCATTGTATTACTCTAGTGATGGCTATCGCTTTCAGGCTGCATTAGCAGTGTATCCGACTTTTCTTGCCATGTTTGTTCATCTGGTATCTGGAGCATATGATGACCAGTTGCAGTGGCCTTGTCCATGGAGACAAATAACCTTCCAGATGCTTGACCAGAATCCACACATACAGAAGCGCATGTCCTCTGAACAAAGCATCACCACTGACCCTACTTCGATTTCTTCCA ATGGCATATATTACTGGGACAATCCTCGAAAAAATGGAACTCGAGTCACCATTGGCAGTGAGACCGTATATGTGGGTCTTTTTTCGGCTTATACATATTTCATTATGAAAGATGATCTGATCAGTAGAGAGTTCATCAAGGGTGGTGACATCATATTTCTCTTCAACATGCAAG ATATCTCAGGGCTACTTCAGAATCACTCTCTACCCTGCTctaaagtgacagtgaagaatTTCAACATTTCTCCTGATGCGAGTGCCCCGCAGGGACCATGTGCCCCAAG GGAACGTTATGACACTGAATATGTTATGCAGTTGTCAAATCAAG attaa
- the LOC137035716 gene encoding meprin A subunit beta-like isoform X2: MQLCAFLLLSLALALCLASPALPPDINSAEEWKDIPVINKGLNLREGDIVMPNQRSAILGNRWDIPVPYELSVNLNMNYKGVILRAFEQFRLKSCIDFKPRAAEMYYVSVESHEGCWSYVGRIYSGGQPLSIGNGCGIKGIVEHEFLHALGFWHEQSRYDRDDYVTIKFENIIKGRESNFDKCSENETTTQGTPYDYYSVMHYDKNAFSNGNGSTIITKFPEFQNVIGQRLDISEYDAIELNKLYKCSSSISFLDHCSFDDESLCQMSVCSAADHGWQRVKSVSGISVTDHSYLSKEQNGTSFFMHFSTEGRNEGDTARMESKTMTPKRDCKVQCLQFYYYHSGNESDQLNIWIREYQNEEDNRGTLRLMDQITERPGNYWKLHHVSLNVNKTFQVVFEARKGAGNSSGGFSLDDINISETECPHTWQIRDFKIMETSTHYSPLYYSSDGYRFQAALAVYPTFLAMFVHLVSGAYDDQLQWPCPWRQITFQMLDQNPHIQKRMSSEQSITTDPTSISSNGIYYWDNPRKNGTRVTIGSETVYVGLFSAYTYFIMKDDLISREFIKGGDIIFLFNMQDISGLLQNHSLPCSKVTVKNFNISPDASAPQGPCAPRERYDTEYVMQLSNQGIVYCRY; encoded by the exons ATGCAGTTATGTGCTTTTCTTCTGCTGAGTTTGGCTTTGGCTCTTTGTCTTGCATCACCAGCG CTCCCACCAGATATAAATA GCGCTGAGGAATGGAAGGACATTCCTGTTATAAACAAAG GTTTAAATCTCAGAGAAGGAGACATCGTGATG CCTAATCAAAGGAGCGCCATTCTTGGGAATCGGTGGGATATTCCCGTCCCATATGAGCTGAGTGTGAATCTAA ATATGAACTATAAAGGAGTCATTTTGAGAGCCTTTGAACAATTCAGACTGAAATCATGTATTGACTTTAAACCAAGAGCAGCAGAAATGTATTACGTCTCTGTGGAGAGTCATGAAGG GTGTTGGTCATATGTTGGGCGCATATATTCTGGAGGTCAGCCTCTTTCCATTGGAAATGGCTGTGGAATAAAAGGCATTGTTGAGCATGAGTTTCTCCACGCACTAGGATTTTGGCATGAGCAGTCAAGATATGACAGAGATGATTATGTGACCATCAAATTTGAAAACATCATTAAAG GGAGGGAGAGCAATTTCGATAAATGTAGTGAGAATGAGACCACCACCCAAGGCACCCCATATGACTATTACTCTGTGATGCATTATGATAAAAATGCCTTCAGTAACGGTAATGGATCCACGATCATCACCAAGTTTCCTGAGTTCCAAAATGTGATTGGTCAACGCCTGGACATCAGTGAATATGATGCGATTGAGCTCAACAAACTCTATAAATGCA GTTCCTCCATCTCTTTTCTTGACCACTGCAGTTTTGATGATGAATCTCTGTGTCAGATGAGCGTCTGTTCTGCTGCTGATCATGGCTGGCAGAGAGTGAAGTCAGTGAGTGGCATCAGTGTGACTGACCACAGCTACTTGAGCAAAGAACAGAATG GGACGTCTTTTTTCATGCACTTCAGCACTGAGGGCAGAAATGAAGGGGACACAGCCAGAATGGAGAGCAAGACAATGACCCCTAAAAGAGACTGCAAAGTCCAGTGTCTGCAGTTCTACTACTATCACAGTGGTAATGAGTCTGACCAGCTCAACATCTGGATCCGAGAGTACCAGAATGAAGAAGACAACAGAGGAACTCTCAGACTTATGGATCAGATCACAG aacgcCCTGGTAATTACTGGAAGCTGCATCATGTGTCACTGAATGTAAATAAAACCTTCCAAGTTGTATTCGAAGCCCGTAAAGGAGCTGGAAACTCCAGTGGAGGCTTTTCACTGGATGATATCAATATTTCAGAGACTGAGTGTCCCCACACATGGCAGATAAGggactttaaaataatggaaaCTTCAACACATTACAGTCCATTGTATTACTCTAGTGATGGCTATCGCTTTCAGGCTGCATTAGCAGTGTATCCGACTTTTCTTGCCATGTTTGTTCATCTGGTATCTGGAGCATATGATGACCAGTTGCAGTGGCCTTGTCCATGGAGACAAATAACCTTCCAGATGCTTGACCAGAATCCACACATACAGAAGCGCATGTCCTCTGAACAAAGCATCACCACTGACCCTACTTCGATTTCTTCCA ATGGCATATATTACTGGGACAATCCTCGAAAAAATGGAACTCGAGTCACCATTGGCAGTGAGACCGTATATGTGGGTCTTTTTTCGGCTTATACATATTTCATTATGAAAGATGATCTGATCAGTAGAGAGTTCATCAAGGGTGGTGACATCATATTTCTCTTCAACATGCAAG ATATCTCAGGGCTACTTCAGAATCACTCTCTACCCTGCTctaaagtgacagtgaagaatTTCAACATTTCTCCTGATGCGAGTGCCCCGCAGGGACCATGTGCCCCAAG GGAACGTTATGACACTGAATATGTTATGCAGTTGTCAAATCAAGGTATTGTATACTGCCGTTATTAG
- the LOC137035716 gene encoding meprin A subunit beta-like isoform X1 — MQLCAFLLLSLALALCLASPALPPDINSAEEWKDIPVINKGLNLREGDIVMPNQRSAILGNRWDIPVPYELSVNLNMNYKGVILRAFEQFRLKSCIDFKPRAAEMYYVSVESHEGCWSYVGRIYSGGQPLSIGNGCGIKGIVEHEFLHALGFWHEQSRYDRDDYVTIKFENIIKGRESNFDKCSENETTTQGTPYDYYSVMHYDKNAFSNGNGSTIITKFPEFQNVIGQRLDISEYDAIELNKLYKCSSSISFLDHCSFDDESLCQMSVCSAADHGWQRVKSVSGISVTDHSYLSKEQNGTSFFMHFSTEGRNEGDTARMESKTMTPKRDCKVQCLQFYYYHSGNESDQLNIWIREYQNEEDNRGTLRLMDQITERPGNYWKLHHVSLNVNKTFQVVFEARKGAGNSSGGFSLDDINISETECPHTWQIRDFKIMETSTHYSPLYYSSDGYRFQAALAVYPTFLAMFVHLVSGAYDDQLQWPCPWRQITFQMLDQNPHIQKRMSSEQSITTDPTSISSNGIYYWDNPRKNGTRVTIGSETVYVGLFSAYTYFIMKDDLISREFIKGGDIIFLFNMQDISGLLQNHSLPCSKVTVKNFNISPDASAPQGPCAPRALPTPHQTTSTPEPTKRECLDIFCNSSAKTVSSLILLVVCFLLLVN; from the exons ATGCAGTTATGTGCTTTTCTTCTGCTGAGTTTGGCTTTGGCTCTTTGTCTTGCATCACCAGCG CTCCCACCAGATATAAATA GCGCTGAGGAATGGAAGGACATTCCTGTTATAAACAAAG GTTTAAATCTCAGAGAAGGAGACATCGTGATG CCTAATCAAAGGAGCGCCATTCTTGGGAATCGGTGGGATATTCCCGTCCCATATGAGCTGAGTGTGAATCTAA ATATGAACTATAAAGGAGTCATTTTGAGAGCCTTTGAACAATTCAGACTGAAATCATGTATTGACTTTAAACCAAGAGCAGCAGAAATGTATTACGTCTCTGTGGAGAGTCATGAAGG GTGTTGGTCATATGTTGGGCGCATATATTCTGGAGGTCAGCCTCTTTCCATTGGAAATGGCTGTGGAATAAAAGGCATTGTTGAGCATGAGTTTCTCCACGCACTAGGATTTTGGCATGAGCAGTCAAGATATGACAGAGATGATTATGTGACCATCAAATTTGAAAACATCATTAAAG GGAGGGAGAGCAATTTCGATAAATGTAGTGAGAATGAGACCACCACCCAAGGCACCCCATATGACTATTACTCTGTGATGCATTATGATAAAAATGCCTTCAGTAACGGTAATGGATCCACGATCATCACCAAGTTTCCTGAGTTCCAAAATGTGATTGGTCAACGCCTGGACATCAGTGAATATGATGCGATTGAGCTCAACAAACTCTATAAATGCA GTTCCTCCATCTCTTTTCTTGACCACTGCAGTTTTGATGATGAATCTCTGTGTCAGATGAGCGTCTGTTCTGCTGCTGATCATGGCTGGCAGAGAGTGAAGTCAGTGAGTGGCATCAGTGTGACTGACCACAGCTACTTGAGCAAAGAACAGAATG GGACGTCTTTTTTCATGCACTTCAGCACTGAGGGCAGAAATGAAGGGGACACAGCCAGAATGGAGAGCAAGACAATGACCCCTAAAAGAGACTGCAAAGTCCAGTGTCTGCAGTTCTACTACTATCACAGTGGTAATGAGTCTGACCAGCTCAACATCTGGATCCGAGAGTACCAGAATGAAGAAGACAACAGAGGAACTCTCAGACTTATGGATCAGATCACAG aacgcCCTGGTAATTACTGGAAGCTGCATCATGTGTCACTGAATGTAAATAAAACCTTCCAAGTTGTATTCGAAGCCCGTAAAGGAGCTGGAAACTCCAGTGGAGGCTTTTCACTGGATGATATCAATATTTCAGAGACTGAGTGTCCCCACACATGGCAGATAAGggactttaaaataatggaaaCTTCAACACATTACAGTCCATTGTATTACTCTAGTGATGGCTATCGCTTTCAGGCTGCATTAGCAGTGTATCCGACTTTTCTTGCCATGTTTGTTCATCTGGTATCTGGAGCATATGATGACCAGTTGCAGTGGCCTTGTCCATGGAGACAAATAACCTTCCAGATGCTTGACCAGAATCCACACATACAGAAGCGCATGTCCTCTGAACAAAGCATCACCACTGACCCTACTTCGATTTCTTCCA ATGGCATATATTACTGGGACAATCCTCGAAAAAATGGAACTCGAGTCACCATTGGCAGTGAGACCGTATATGTGGGTCTTTTTTCGGCTTATACATATTTCATTATGAAAGATGATCTGATCAGTAGAGAGTTCATCAAGGGTGGTGACATCATATTTCTCTTCAACATGCAAG ATATCTCAGGGCTACTTCAGAATCACTCTCTACCCTGCTctaaagtgacagtgaagaatTTCAACATTTCTCCTGATGCGAGTGCCCCGCAGGGACCATGTGCCCCAAG AGCTCTTCCCACACCTCATCAGACAACTTCTACACCAGAACCTACTAAGCG TGAATGTCTGGACATATTTTGCAATTCCAGTGCCAAGACCGTTTCTTCTCTGATCCTCTTGGTGGTTTGCTTCCTTTTGCTGGTGAATTAA